A genomic region of Dreissena polymorpha isolate Duluth1 chromosome 4, UMN_Dpol_1.0, whole genome shotgun sequence contains the following coding sequences:
- the LOC127877543 gene encoding uncharacterized protein LOC127877543, whose translation MSLVNTDRYKLYIQSCSPSELDKILASMKMTFSYDPSESEEESTYADFLHTAIVQFFNKFETGQLDASRKSFLDLYIFYRSQLCTQSEMMQRYHGYTVRDMRRVFEDKNPYKGLKDAQVLKQHLEQIKEEIRTTDSDFGTLQVEDTLQCILDASSQDELTREIFSECTDIIVTLALRTTRPKNSDRIFLVFRLRLFRDFSKKHGKPDSSVFTAMANMCLKMSPVAHTLPEDGLRCISEAFEYCWEGYTNLSSEETTLTLKVWTLFLESGKKDLTNRIYDSLRDKERLAQIVWKEHMEEVKGLMEAVRKTPEEKIEKFSHYEDVIKDIFALLKKSKLLNTIRKDITQFVFDCVVSQSFEKSGLGETASEFVDITKNDGDLIEFILDTCLSVLQRTELFQKFDGKSASAIQRLLTNCLEAYKGNPKLVTDVQHKKWLKLLAFLGEDMERLFPEEEPSTVYLNLCGNTWAPYIALIGQTPRLNDCLVLFDHSLKIAKLVEENSNGSFPYKFMSSISLAMLMLFAVNKPPGIGVYADSIMDLFLEVEECSNLSILVNNVYPLNPTAVHARIQACIDRIQTIKDSQVSAILSVLTVVATKHPEVFNANQTKYFIEMSTNAQSNLTSTYLAIAMVIARNNPAIVAPHYKMLMTDKRFKPDSLPVRIIMIVNIAAHNTAVLHDVMDFLMSIMNSNDPELVKIVIGQLSMLAKKDQDYMKKHKPTIEKLQNNTKSLEMKDSFQCLLDIIDGKGVEELIDGLQQQQQIVRTLEVKVGATMNTVISLGEQVIKQTEEISDIQQDLEKVEERVEVVETDIDQTKLKVEEIDNKTMTNAPKWSRDLSKLMNPEERNDWRLLASRLGYKNADIKAWAQQHDPCMALLSEWYATHKTSEANKGLLTALQEMNRVDGLIIVENAMKIADNVVEDDEFEYASPPPVFLSYQWGIQNEVKLLKQHLESAGYVCWMDIGQMGGGDKLFEKIDNGIRGAKVIVSCTTEKYAKSPNCNREVNLAVTLGKPIIPLLMEKMDWPPKGSMGPIFSEYLFVRFFQRSGEETADSRYWPVEKFQELLMQLNFYAVPDHSLLKSEYKDWWKPITEDIKIEKKKDVTFQQQNKQEVSNGPSPQIFLSYQWGKQPQVKALYERLISLGYTVWMDIFQMGGGDSLYDKIDKGVRGANVVISCVTPKYALSANCRREISLADALKKPLVPLMLEQMKWPPDGPMSMVFTELLYINMCNDDDIQKTWSGLKFDELVTKLHEFFPDNGQVVKAVASIVKAPVQEKANVDENTTPKRQINTMTDTASSSKSLVTPQSPSMTAITLVRKTDQTPEVKAMHSVASSPNTNGKPAVDSKSSSCVVI comes from the exons ATGTCATTGGTCAACACAGATCGTTATAAGCTATATATCCAG AGCTGCTCGCCCTCTGAATTGGACAAAATATTGGCGTCGATGAAAATGACGTTTTCATACGACCCATCCGAATCAGAAGAAGAAAGCACATATGCCGACTTCTTACATACCGCAATTGTACAGTTTTTCAACAAGTTCGA GACAGGGCAGCTAGATGCCTCTAGAAAGTCATTTCTTGACCTTTACATTTTCTACCGAAGTCAACTTTGTACACAGTCAGAAATGATGCAGCGCTACCATGGGTACACTGTCAGAGATATGCGAAGAGTATTTGAAGACAAGAACCCTTACAAG GGACTCAAAGATGCACAGGTTCTGAAACAACACTTGGAGCAAATCAAGGAGGAAATAAGAACTACTGACTCAGATTTTGGGACTCTTCAGGTCGAAGACACTTTGCAATGCATACTTGATGCATCTAG CCAAGATGAGCTCACGAGAGAGATCTTTTCAGAATGTACCGACATTATTGTGACATTAGCTTTGCGAACTACTCGGCCTAAGAACTCGGATCGTATTTTCTTAGTATTCCGATTGCGCCTGTTCAGGGACTTTTCTAAGAAACACGGA AAACCCGACTCCAGTGTGTTCACTGCAATGGCCAACATGTGCTTAAAGATGAGTCCGGTTGCGCACACTCTTCCCGAAGATGGTTTACGGTGCATTTCCGAAGCGTTCGAATACTGCTGGGAAGGTTATACCAACCT TTCTAGCGAGGAAACCACGTTGACACTGAAGGTTTGGACCTTATTTCTGGAGTCAGGTAAAAAGGATCTAACAAACAGAATATACGATTCTCTCAGGGATAAAGAACGGCTAGCACAAATAGTATGGAAA GAGCACATGGAGGAGGTTAAAGGCCTGATGGAAGCTGTCAGAAAAACACCGGAGGAAAAAATCGAAAAATTTTCACACTACGAAGATGTAATAAAAGACATATTCGCATTGTTAAA AAAAAGCAAGTTACTTAATACAATTCGAAAGGATATAACACAGTTCGTGTTTGATTGTGTGGTATCTCAATCTTTTGAGAAATCTGGCTTAGGTGAAACAGCCTCGGAGTTTGTCGATATAACA AAAAACGACGGGGACTTGATTGAGTTTATTCTGGATACCTGTTTGTCAGTGCTTCAGAGAACTGAGCTATTTCAAAAGTTTGACGGGAAAAGTGCCTCGGCAATACAGCGACTTTTAACAAATTGTCTGGAAGCATATAAAGG GAACCCCAAACTTGTTACTGATGTGCAACATAAGAAGTGGCTGAAGCTGTTGGCGTTTCTAGGCGAGGACATGGAGAGACTGTTTCCAGAAGAAGAGCCTAGCACTGTTTACCTCAACCTCTGTGGCAATACATGGGCTCCATACATTGCTTTG ATCGGGCAAACCCCAAGGTTAAACGATTGTCTAGTTTTGTTTGACCATAGTCTGAAAATAGCCAAGTTAGTAGAAGAAAATTCGAATGGCTCGTTTCCCTATAAGTTCATGAGCTCCATTTCCTTAGCGATGCTGATGTTGTTTGCCGTCAACAAACCGCCTGGAATAGGTGTATACGCTGACAGTATAATGGATCTTTTTCTAGAAGTTGAAGAATGCTCTAATTTGTCAA TACTTGTGAACAACGTGTATCCATTGAATCCAACGGCTGTGCATGCCAGAATACAGGCGTGTATCGACAGAATACAAACTATTAAAGATTCACAGGTCTCGGCAATCTTGTCGGTGCTCACAGTGGTTGCTACAAAGCATCCCGAG gtattcaacgcCAACCAGACAAAGTATTTCATTGAAATGAGTACAAATGCACAAAGCAACCTCACCTCGACCTATTTGGCGATCGCAATGGTCATTGCTCGCAATAACCCTGCCATCGTAGCCCCGCATTATAAAATGCTGATGACGGACAAGAGATTTAAACCAGATTCTCTTCCAGTTAGGATAATCATGATTGTAAATATAGCTGCTCATAATACG GCCGTATTACACGACGTCATGGACTTCCTGATGTCAATTATGAACTCGAATGACCCAGAATTGGTGAAAATTGTTATTGGCCAACTATCGATGTTGGCCAAGAAAGATCAGGACTATATGAAGAAACACAAACCGACTATCGAAAAGCtccaaaataatacaaaatcacTGGAAATGAAAGATTCTTTCCAATGCCTGCTAGATATAATCGACGGAAAAGG tgttgAAGAATTAATTGATGGattacaacagcaacaacagaTAGTTAGAACTCTTGAAGTCAAGGTTGGTGCCACAATGAACACAGTGATATCACTCGGAGAACAAGTCATCAAGCAAACTGAAGAAATTTCTGATATTCAACAAGATTTAGAGAAGGTTGAAGAGCGTGTAGAAGTTGTTGAAACTGACATTGATCAAACCAAACTAAAGGTGGAAGAAATCGACAATAAG ACAATGACCAATGCTCCAAAATGGTCCCGTGATCTGTCCAAACTGATGAATCCAGAGGAGCGAAATGATTGGCGGCTGTTGGCCAGCCGGTTAGGCTACAAGAATGCCGACATTAAAGCATGGGCTCAGCAGCATGATCCATGCATGGCTTTGCTGAGCGAATGGTACGCCACACATAAAACCAGTGAAGCTAACAAAGGCCTTCTTACGGCACTTCAAGAGATGAATCGTGTGGACGGGTTGATTATTGTAGAAAACGCCATGAAGATTGCTG ATAACGTTGTAGAAGATGATGAGTTTGAATACGCGAGCCCGCCACCTGTGTTTCTTAGTTATCAGTGGGGAATTCAAAATGAGGTGAAACTGTTGAAACAACACTTGGAGTCGGCTGGATACGTGTGCTGGATGGATATTGGCCAGATGGGAGGGGGAGACAAGTTGTTCGAAAAAATTGACAACGGCATCCGCGGAGCCAAAGTGATTGTTAGCTGCACGACcgaaaaatatgcaaaatctcCTAATTGCAATCGCGAG GTAAACTTGGCCGTTACTCTGGGAAAACCAATAATTCCACTGCTTATGGAGAAAATGGACTGGCCACCAAAGGGTTCGATGGGGCCGATATTCAGTGAATACCTGTTCGTTAGGTTTTTCCAACGTTCCGGAGAAGAGACTGCGGACTCAAGATATTGGCCAGTTGAAAAGTTTCAAGAACTTCTGATGCAGCTCAATTTTTACGCCGTCCCAGATCACAGCCTTTTAAAGTCGG AATATAAAGACTGGTGGAAGCCAATTACAGAAGAcataaaaattgaaaagaaaaaggacgttacatttcagcaacaaaataaacaa GAGGTTTCAAACGGACCGTCTCCACAGATTTTTTTGTCATACCAATGGGGAAAACAGCCTCAGGTAAAAGCTTTATACGAGCGACTCATTTCACTTGGGTACACAGTATGGATGGATATATTTCAAATGGGAGGAGGAGATTCCTTGTATGACAAAATCGACAAGGGCGTTCGTGGTGCAAATGTCGTGATATCATGTGTTACTCCAAAGTATGCCCTCTCTGCTAACTGTCGACGCGAGATCAGCTTGGCCGATGCGCTGAAGAAACCTTTAGTGCCTTTGATGTTGGAGCAGATGAAGTGGCCACCAGATGGTCCCATGAGCATGGTATTTACAGAATTACTATATATCAACATGTGCAATGATGACGATATTCAGAAAACATGGTCAGGTCTGAAATTCGATGAGTTGGTAACAAAACTCCACGAATTTTTTCCGGACAACGGCCAGGTTGTCAAGGCTGTAGCAAGTATTGTTAAAGCACCGGTTCAggaaaaggcaaatgttgatgagaACACAACCCCTAAGAGGCAGATTAATACTATGACGGATACAGCAAGTTCCAGTAAATCACTGGTAACACCACAATCTCCTTCAATGACGGCTATCACTCTTGTAAGAAAAACCGACCAGACACCTGAAGTGAAGGCGATGCATTCAGTCGCGTCTTCTCCAAACACGAACGGCAAGCCTGCAGTGGATTCTAAATCGTCGTCATGCGTTGTCATCTAA